A stretch of [Clostridium] scindens DNA encodes these proteins:
- a CDS encoding double-cubane-cluster-containing anaerobic reductase, with the protein MDNNHKMWSDLGMNLELHDQLCEVLPQAFGDVFLSQENRPEGMDYYNMVVADIHGIRPSELIEHQNKGGKVFGTFCVYVPDEVIFAADAIATGLCGGSQFWVPGGEKVLPTNTCPLIKASVGARLDRTCPFFRIADMYIGETTCDGKKKAWEILSEDVPVYVMDLPQMKRAKDVKAWAEEIGALKEKVEEFTGNKVTAEKLAESIKLINNKRKALERLYNCRKSDNLPISGTDALVISQIAFYDDPARFTQMTNKLCDELEQRIQDGISVVPAGTKRIMLTGTPLAIPNWKLHNIVETSGGVIVCEEMCTGTRYFENQVDETKETVEEQIEAIAERYMKINCACFTPNSGRIDDILRLAKEYKVDGIIDVNLKFCNLYDTEGYLVERAMKEAGIPVLGIETDYTDSDASQLRTRVGAFIEMLNNR; encoded by the coding sequence ATGGACAATAATCACAAGATGTGGAGCGACCTGGGCATGAATCTGGAACTGCATGACCAGTTATGCGAAGTACTGCCGCAGGCATTTGGGGATGTTTTCTTATCACAGGAGAACAGGCCGGAAGGCATGGATTACTATAACATGGTTGTGGCGGATATCCACGGAATTCGGCCATCGGAACTGATCGAACATCAGAACAAGGGCGGAAAGGTCTTCGGAACATTCTGCGTCTATGTGCCGGATGAGGTTATATTTGCGGCGGACGCGATCGCGACAGGCCTGTGCGGAGGCTCTCAGTTCTGGGTTCCGGGAGGAGAGAAAGTGCTACCGACGAATACCTGTCCGCTGATTAAGGCATCTGTCGGCGCAAGGCTTGACAGAACCTGCCCATTCTTCCGGATTGCGGATATGTACATTGGCGAGACGACCTGCGATGGAAAGAAGAAGGCATGGGAGATTTTAAGCGAGGATGTGCCGGTCTATGTAATGGATCTGCCTCAGATGAAGCGTGCGAAGGACGTCAAGGCATGGGCTGAGGAGATCGGGGCGTTAAAAGAAAAGGTAGAAGAGTTTACCGGAAATAAGGTGACTGCCGAGAAACTTGCCGAGAGCATCAAGCTGATCAACAATAAGAGAAAGGCTCTGGAGAGGCTCTATAACTGCCGCAAGAGCGATAACCTTCCGATCAGCGGCACGGATGCCCTGGTAATTTCCCAGATTGCATTCTACGATGATCCGGCCAGATTCACGCAGATGACCAACAAGCTCTGCGATGAGCTGGAACAGAGGATACAGGACGGCATAAGCGTCGTTCCGGCAGGTACGAAGCGAATCATGCTTACGGGTACGCCGCTTGCCATCCCGAACTGGAAATTACATAATATCGTCGAGACCAGCGGCGGCGTGATCGTCTGTGAAGAGATGTGCACAGGCACGCGCTATTTTGAGAACCAGGTAGATGAGACCAAGGAGACGGTGGAAGAGCAGATCGAGGCAATCGCAGAGCGCTATATGAAGATCAACTGCGCATGCTTCACCCCGAACAGCGGAAGAATCGATGATATCCTGCGCCTTGCGAAGGAATATAAAGTGGACGGCATCATTGACGTGAATCTGAAGTTCTGCAACCTCTATGATACGGAAGGCTATTTGGTAGAAAGGGCGATGAAAGAGGCAGGCATTCCGGTACTTGGAATCGAGACAGACTATACAGACAGCGATGCGTCACAGCTTCGTACAAGAGTAGGAGCATTTATCGAGATGCTCAACAACAGATAA
- a CDS encoding DUF3343 domain-containing protein gives MQQLQHYVLFPNHDNGMRLYKELKALGVRAVISPTPRTASKCCGISLMVEEEDLDTIQSCAKERGIEILKIAAVERDLNPKRDRYC, from the coding sequence ATGCAGCAACTACAGCATTATGTGCTGTTTCCAAACCACGACAATGGCATGCGTCTCTATAAGGAATTAAAAGCGCTGGGAGTGCGGGCGGTCATATCCCCCACTCCCAGAACTGCCAGCAAATGCTGCGGAATCTCGCTGATGGTGGAGGAAGAAGATCTGGATACCATCCAGTCCTGCGCCAAAGAGCGCGGCATCGAGATTCTGAAGATCGCGGCAGTGGAGCGCGACTTGAATCCGAAAAGGGACCGGTATTGCTAG
- a CDS encoding prolyl-tRNA synthetase associated domain-containing protein: protein MELQKGRPASLEGREEKEIKVYDLLDRLGIEYFRTDHKAAGTIADCLEVDRVLGITICKNLFLCNRQKTAFYLLMMPGHKNLRTKELSAQIPTSRLSFASGEDMAKYLNVLPGSATVMGLMNDTENHVQLLVDEEIFKDEYVGCHPCVNTSSLKIRTEDVFEKFLDAVHHDYITVTLSDDSPQS, encoded by the coding sequence ATGGAATTACAGAAAGGCCGCCCGGCATCTTTGGAGGGGCGGGAAGAAAAAGAAATTAAAGTATATGATCTGCTGGATCGTCTTGGCATAGAATATTTTAGGACGGATCATAAGGCAGCAGGCACGATCGCGGACTGTCTGGAAGTAGACCGAGTGCTTGGAATTACGATCTGCAAGAATCTGTTCCTGTGCAATCGGCAGAAGACAGCGTTCTATCTGCTGATGATGCCAGGACATAAAAACTTGCGCACTAAAGAACTGTCCGCCCAGATCCCAACATCCAGACTGTCCTTTGCGTCCGGAGAGGATATGGCCAAGTATCTGAACGTGCTGCCTGGCTCCGCGACGGTCATGGGACTGATGAATGACACGGAGAACCATGTGCAGCTGCTGGTGGATGAAGAGATATTCAAAGATGAATATGTAGGCTGCCATCCATGCGTGAACACATCCAGCCTGAAGATCCGTACGGAGGATGTGTTTGAGAAGTTTCTGGATGCAGTGCATCATGACTATATAACCGTAACACTAAGCGATGATTCCCCTCAATCTTGA
- a CDS encoding PucR family transcriptional regulator, with the protein MEDKIDFLELYERMFQLLPSGNIQKLMELANDITGVPVLAVDIMYNLLGIAPQVKTGDYYWDYLLEHKGYETDMVVGLYNEGIMQSVNEMEAPYVIDWGEVNRLYPKIQGIIKVNGIVEGYVTMQCTRGQITPDRMKAMELIMHTCSLFFKSDSESSMDYTYQKLFIGELMNNRIKTPRQLKLWSNDMGYLPTPPYRIAAISTESTQEKNVLSYIRKSILQFFPYQLAMIQHNILYILQYELSLKQDAEASERQFNHILSKFNAHCGLSNLFYDLLDTSNFQIQAEDALKLGRRPGQKYRIYYYQDYYLPAILTPRIEQMPKSNYLSPVITAIMDYDVWHSTEFLDTLKAYILHLGNTKKTAELLHIHRNTLLYRINKIEELTNSSLEDYETMMHLMISFYMMDKNNSPQD; encoded by the coding sequence ATGGAAGACAAAATCGATTTTCTAGAACTTTATGAACGAATGTTTCAGCTGCTGCCCAGCGGCAATATCCAGAAACTGATGGAACTTGCCAATGACATCACAGGCGTTCCCGTACTTGCTGTTGATATCATGTACAACCTGCTTGGCATCGCTCCTCAGGTAAAGACCGGGGACTACTATTGGGACTATCTTCTGGAACATAAGGGGTATGAGACGGATATGGTTGTCGGACTTTATAACGAAGGGATCATGCAGTCCGTAAATGAAATGGAGGCCCCCTATGTGATCGACTGGGGAGAGGTGAACAGGCTGTACCCTAAGATCCAAGGCATTATCAAGGTAAATGGAATCGTGGAAGGCTACGTGACAATGCAGTGCACCAGGGGGCAGATCACGCCGGACCGAATGAAGGCCATGGAACTTATCATGCACACCTGCAGCCTGTTTTTTAAAAGCGACTCTGAAAGCAGCATGGATTATACTTATCAGAAACTGTTTATCGGAGAGTTGATGAACAACCGGATCAAGACCCCCAGGCAGTTGAAACTGTGGTCCAATGACATGGGATATCTGCCCACTCCACCCTACCGGATTGCCGCCATCAGTACAGAATCCACCCAGGAGAAGAACGTGCTTTCCTACATACGCAAATCCATCCTCCAGTTCTTCCCCTACCAGCTGGCGATGATCCAGCACAACATCCTCTACATCCTGCAATATGAACTAAGCCTTAAGCAGGACGCAGAAGCCTCGGAGCGTCAGTTCAACCATATCCTGAGCAAGTTCAACGCCCACTGCGGCTTAAGCAACCTGTTCTATGACCTGCTGGATACATCAAACTTCCAGATTCAGGCCGAGGATGCGCTAAAACTGGGCCGCAGGCCCGGTCAGAAATACCGGATCTATTACTATCAGGATTATTATCTGCCCGCCATCCTGACGCCGCGCATCGAGCAGATGCCAAAGAGCAACTACCTCTCTCCGGTCATTACGGCCATCATGGATTATGATGTCTGGCATTCCACGGAATTCCTGGATACGCTCAAGGCTTATATTCTTCATTTGGGAAACACAAAGAAAACGGCAGAACTGCTGCACATCCACAGGAATACTCTCCTGTACCGGATTAACAAGATCGAGGAATTGACTAATTCCTCACTGGAAGACTATGAGACCATGATGCACCTGATGATCAGCTTCTACATGATGGATAAAAATAATTCCCCTCAAGATTGA
- a CDS encoding SDR family NAD(P)-dependent oxidoreductase, translating to MFDLTGNVAVVTGASVGLGRQFALALARQGADVAILARRKEKLTEVAKEVETLGVRCLPVGCDVTDVAQVQNAVQAVLDAFGTVDILVNNAGGGSCIPLEELPEEEWRKVLSLDLDGSFYCMKHFGKVMLEKGYGRVINIASILGKGGLKELPVIAYASAKGGVINMTRQAAIEWATRGVTVNALCPGFFASESNGPEAMESMNDFICNRSAMCRPGKEGELDSSIVFLAARESSYVTAAILTCDGGWTAV from the coding sequence ATGTTTGATTTGACAGGTAATGTTGCGGTAGTTACGGGTGCATCCGTAGGGTTGGGACGCCAGTTCGCACTGGCATTGGCGCGTCAGGGAGCCGATGTAGCCATTCTCGCAAGAAGGAAAGAGAAACTGACGGAGGTTGCAAAAGAGGTGGAAACGCTGGGCGTCAGATGTCTTCCGGTAGGATGCGACGTGACGGACGTAGCGCAGGTACAGAATGCGGTGCAGGCAGTTCTGGATGCATTCGGCACCGTGGATATTCTGGTCAATAACGCAGGAGGCGGCTCCTGCATCCCGCTGGAGGAACTTCCGGAAGAGGAGTGGAGAAAGGTGCTTTCTCTGGATCTGGATGGCTCCTTCTACTGTATGAAGCATTTCGGCAAGGTCATGCTTGAAAAAGGATATGGACGGGTGATCAATATCGCTTCGATTCTCGGAAAAGGCGGATTGAAGGAACTTCCTGTTATAGCCTATGCATCGGCCAAGGGCGGAGTCATCAATATGACGCGCCAGGCAGCGATCGAGTGGGCGACAAGGGGAGTTACGGTCAATGCTCTCTGCCCAGGCTTCTTCGCATCTGAGTCCAATGGGCCGGAGGCAATGGAGTCTATGAACGACTTTATCTGCAACCGAAGCGCAATGTGCCGCCCAGGTAAGGAGGGAGAACTGGATTCCTCCATCGTATTCCTGGCTGCCAGGGAATCCAGCTATGTGACAGCAGCGATCCTGACCTGTGATGGAGGATGGACAGCAGTCTAG
- a CDS encoding zinc-binding dehydrogenase gives MTGKMKGYGVVVPFKEFGPVEAEIPQIGPLDALAEPVALAACSSDPHQVHAGLPAGLILGHEVAARIVEVGAEVKCFKPGDVVAVGAVTPDYLTPEIQDNLTQHSGGQNGGMNWCVFENGTFAEYFRIRQVDLNACPIPEGLSYEHAVMAADMCTTGFHGAELANIQFGDTVVVCGIGPVGLMAVAASALRGAGRIIAIGNRQNTIDLAKEYGATDIVKYKDGPIDDQVIELLGGKQPDAVITAGGNADSFARCINMVKPNGYVSNLNAQTFDAVIPNAYTLGFCSHKHINGGLCPGGRRRLERLFALMTAGRLDPTKLISHRFHGFEHIQDAYDLMAFKEDHPEVVKPIVFID, from the coding sequence ATGACAGGGAAAATGAAAGGTTATGGAGTTGTAGTGCCGTTTAAGGAATTCGGGCCGGTGGAAGCCGAGATTCCACAGATCGGGCCATTGGATGCCCTGGCAGAGCCGGTAGCGCTGGCGGCCTGCTCATCCGATCCGCACCAGGTACATGCCGGGCTTCCGGCAGGACTGATTCTGGGCCATGAGGTAGCGGCAAGAATCGTAGAGGTCGGTGCAGAAGTAAAATGCTTCAAGCCGGGGGATGTGGTAGCGGTAGGCGCTGTGACGCCGGATTACCTGACACCGGAAATCCAGGACAATCTGACCCAGCATAGCGGCGGGCAGAACGGCGGAATGAATTGGTGCGTGTTTGAAAATGGCACCTTTGCGGAATATTTCCGCATCCGTCAGGTAGACTTAAATGCCTGCCCGATACCGGAAGGGCTTTCTTATGAACATGCGGTAATGGCAGCGGATATGTGTACCACCGGATTCCATGGGGCGGAACTTGCGAATATTCAATTCGGAGATACGGTAGTCGTATGCGGCATCGGCCCGGTAGGACTTATGGCAGTCGCGGCCAGCGCCCTTCGCGGAGCGGGACGGATCATTGCCATCGGCAACCGCCAGAATACCATTGACCTGGCTAAAGAGTATGGCGCGACAGATATCGTGAAGTATAAGGATGGCCCGATTGACGACCAAGTAATCGAACTGCTGGGAGGAAAGCAGCCGGATGCGGTGATCACGGCAGGCGGTAATGCAGATTCCTTTGCAAGATGCATTAATATGGTGAAGCCAAACGGCTATGTGAGCAACTTAAATGCGCAGACCTTTGATGCAGTGATTCCCAATGCCTATACGTTGGGCTTCTGCAGCCATAAGCACATCAACGGAGGCTTATGCCCGGGCGGAAGAAGGCGGCTTGAGAGACTGTTCGCGCTGATGACGGCAGGACGCCTGGATCCTACTAAGCTGATATCCCACCGGTTCCATGGATTCGAGCATATCCAGGATGCGTATGACCTGATGGCATTCAAAGAAGATCACCCGGAGGTAGTGAAGCCGATTGTATTTATCGATTAA
- a CDS encoding NAD(P)/FAD-dependent oxidoreductase, which produces MSYDYKKLWQPIKINNMRLRNRIMLSAMGTFTPMQDGTDSEEGIRYYEERAKGGVGLIMTGAMFLNEKTAQGGPTLALHSTRAIPKATVMTERIHRWGAKACLQLSCGTGRNGMPDIGERVPISSSANPSFYNPEMICRPLETEEIKEIMKDFANAAQFAVNAGFDAVEVHGHAGYLIDQFISPQWNSRTDEYGGSWENRVRFATEIVDSIRSVTGPGFPIIFRISLDHMYKGGRTLKDSMPIIELLEQAGVDALDIDSGCYETMDYIFPTRYTGEACMAYVCEEARKHVNIPIINAGNHSMETAVDLLESGNADIISFGRQLIADPEFPNKLKEGRREDIRPCLICNEECIGRIFGRLTQLSCTVNIQVCQEGATQIEKLPKPGRKVAVIGAGPGGLEAARVAALRGCDVTVYEASDRIGGTFGAIATAPFKKRIRELITWYGVQLEKLGVSIRLNTKVTPDTPALAVADEIFVATGSVPFVPAISGMEDEKVMDVTQAHICGVKGQKVVICGGGLSGCDAALELAMEGKDVTIVEMMDACARDVMSINKISIDRMLDEYKVNILTGTKVTGITEEGVKVENADGSSQILPAETVITAFGQKPNSELAETIADKYPLKTTLIGDCQKVAKAGNAIREGFYAAMALQ; this is translated from the coding sequence ATGAGTTACGATTATAAAAAATTATGGCAGCCGATTAAAATCAACAATATGCGGCTGAGAAACAGAATCATGCTGTCTGCCATGGGAACATTTACGCCTATGCAGGACGGCACGGACAGCGAGGAAGGCATCCGCTATTATGAGGAGAGAGCCAAGGGAGGCGTGGGCCTGATTATGACGGGCGCCATGTTCCTGAACGAGAAGACAGCTCAGGGTGGGCCTACCCTTGCCCTTCATTCTACGAGAGCCATCCCGAAGGCTACCGTCATGACGGAGCGGATACATAGATGGGGCGCCAAGGCCTGCCTTCAGCTTAGCTGCGGTACAGGAAGAAACGGAATGCCGGACATCGGCGAGCGGGTGCCGATCTCGTCTTCCGCCAATCCATCCTTCTATAACCCGGAGATGATCTGCCGCCCATTGGAGACAGAGGAGATCAAGGAAATTATGAAGGACTTTGCCAATGCGGCTCAGTTTGCGGTAAATGCCGGATTCGACGCGGTAGAAGTACACGGGCATGCCGGGTATCTGATCGATCAGTTCATATCCCCGCAGTGGAATTCCAGAACGGATGAATATGGCGGCTCCTGGGAGAACCGGGTACGCTTTGCCACGGAGATCGTAGATTCTATCCGCAGCGTGACAGGGCCGGGATTTCCGATCATCTTCCGCATATCCCTGGACCATATGTACAAGGGCGGACGTACCCTTAAAGATTCGATGCCGATTATCGAACTGCTGGAACAGGCAGGCGTGGATGCCCTGGATATTGATTCTGGCTGTTACGAGACGATGGATTATATCTTCCCGACCCGCTATACTGGGGAGGCGTGCATGGCCTATGTCTGCGAGGAGGCAAGGAAGCATGTAAACATTCCGATCATCAATGCCGGCAATCATTCTATGGAGACGGCCGTAGATCTGCTGGAGTCCGGCAATGCGGACATCATTAGTTTCGGACGCCAGCTGATCGCGGATCCGGAATTCCCGAACAAGCTGAAAGAAGGACGGCGGGAAGATATCCGCCCATGCCTTATCTGCAACGAGGAATGTATCGGACGCATTTTCGGAAGGCTGACCCAGTTGTCCTGTACGGTCAATATCCAGGTGTGCCAGGAAGGCGCAACACAGATTGAAAAACTTCCGAAGCCGGGCAGGAAGGTGGCGGTCATCGGCGCAGGCCCGGGCGGCCTTGAGGCGGCCAGGGTGGCAGCATTGCGTGGATGCGACGTGACTGTCTATGAAGCCTCCGACCGGATTGGCGGAACCTTTGGGGCGATTGCGACGGCACCGTTTAAGAAGCGGATCCGGGAACTCATTACCTGGTACGGCGTGCAGTTAGAGAAACTGGGCGTATCCATTCGGCTGAATACGAAGGTAACGCCAGATACGCCGGCGCTTGCCGTGGCGGATGAAATCTTCGTGGCAACAGGCTCGGTTCCATTCGTTCCAGCCATCAGCGGCATGGAAGATGAGAAGGTCATGGACGTGACCCAGGCGCATATCTGCGGCGTGAAGGGACAGAAGGTGGTGATCTGCGGCGGAGGCCTCTCCGGATGCGACGCTGCGCTGGAACTTGCTATGGAAGGAAAGGATGTTACCATTGTGGAAATGATGGATGCCTGCGCCAGGGATGTCATGAGCATCAACAAGATCAGCATTGACCGGATGCTGGATGAATACAAGGTCAATATCCTGACCGGCACCAAAGTGACAGGAATCACGGAAGAAGGCGTAAAAGTAGAAAATGCGGACGGCAGTTCTCAGATCCTTCCTGCGGAGACGGTAATCACGGCGTTTGGCCAGAAGCCGAACAGCGAACTGGCAGAGACGATTGCAGACAAGTATCCGCTTAAGACGACGTTGATTGGCGATTGCCAGAAGGTTGCAAAGGCCGGAAACGCAATCCGCGAAGGCTTTTATGCGGCCATGGCGCTTCAGTAA
- a CDS encoding MFS transporter — protein MAKETKFFGYKAAVGAFLVIFANLGACTTLGTFIATLANYSGHSVGAVGQIATVNTICNIVLSVVALKALGKLGARKTMLISVIACAAHMIFYTFVTPGANPQSLIFMYIAGGLASFAITFGTHAVCSSVIAEWFVEKRAQVTGMVLSGAGLGAAAWVFLAGQLFKVTDYKNCYRIFSCLVLVIGLLAVLLLIKSPEQMGQKPLGWEKAAAGETEELPGVSYKEAVKSGSFKVLILALLFSTVGGSAYLAYAPTWWQMNGMTATNAANWNAVYLLLAGLLLLVAGSISSKLGTGGFVIYVCMAFILTFVCMVLWPISGATYLMVLTVIFAAAAYPVCASIPSFVGTAAFGPKEFGQISATLMIAVYIGQAIASPVMALLLATEGGMGLAWKVFAVTTAIGMVLLLMALKMSPVKEKN, from the coding sequence ATGGCGAAAGAGACGAAATTTTTCGGATATAAAGCAGCAGTCGGGGCCTTTCTGGTAATATTCGCCAACCTGGGAGCCTGTACGACCCTTGGAACCTTTATCGCCACGCTGGCAAATTACAGCGGCCATTCCGTAGGCGCGGTCGGGCAGATTGCCACAGTCAATACGATCTGCAATATTGTACTAAGCGTAGTGGCGTTAAAGGCGCTGGGCAAGCTGGGCGCCAGAAAGACTATGCTGATATCCGTAATCGCCTGCGCGGCGCATATGATATTCTATACGTTTGTCACGCCGGGGGCAAATCCCCAGAGCCTGATATTCATGTATATTGCGGGAGGGCTGGCATCCTTTGCCATTACCTTTGGAACCCATGCGGTATGCTCTTCCGTTATCGCAGAATGGTTCGTGGAGAAACGGGCCCAGGTGACTGGAATGGTGCTTTCCGGCGCAGGACTTGGCGCGGCAGCATGGGTATTCCTTGCGGGCCAGCTCTTCAAAGTGACGGACTATAAGAACTGCTATCGGATATTTTCCTGCCTGGTCCTGGTAATCGGATTGCTGGCGGTGCTTCTCCTGATCAAGAGTCCGGAACAGATGGGACAGAAGCCTCTGGGCTGGGAGAAGGCTGCAGCAGGCGAGACAGAGGAACTGCCAGGGGTATCCTACAAGGAGGCAGTAAAGTCAGGGTCTTTCAAGGTGCTGATCTTAGCGCTTCTTTTTTCTACGGTAGGCGGGTCCGCATATCTGGCCTATGCGCCTACCTGGTGGCAGATGAATGGCATGACAGCCACCAATGCGGCTAACTGGAATGCCGTGTACCTTCTGCTGGCAGGATTGCTTCTTCTGGTTGCCGGCAGCATCTCGAGCAAGCTGGGGACGGGCGGATTTGTCATCTATGTCTGTATGGCATTTATCCTCACCTTCGTCTGCATGGTGCTCTGGCCCATCAGCGGGGCGACGTACCTGATGGTGCTGACCGTCATCTTTGCGGCAGCCGCTTATCCGGTGTGTGCCAGCATACCATCCTTCGTAGGAACGGCGGCCTTCGGGCCAAAAGAGTTTGGCCAGATATCAGCCACGTTGATGATCGCAGTATACATCGGCCAGGCCATCGCCTCCCCGGTTATGGCGCTTCTGCTTGCGACAGAAGGCGGAATGGGCCTTGCATGGAAAGTGTTCGCAGTGACGACGGCCATTGGAATGGTATTGCTTCTTATGGCGCTTAAGATGTCTCCTGTTAAGGAGAAAAACTAA
- a CDS encoding FAD-dependent oxidoreductase, with protein sequence MGYEMLFTPFKIGKMEVKNRLVMSPMGTNSAFTNGRKDAQEIDYFIERAKGGVGMIIMGCQPLNEEIAQGSMEGYMDSFSVLPALTSVCDGVHRYGAKIVCQLSCGTGRNAFPDTFGNPPMSASAIPSAFNPDVPCRAMTKEDIQKVMDGFAFAAGAARDAGYDAVEIHAHAGYLVDQFMSPVWNKRTDEYGGSPENYARFPREIIRAIRGAVGPDMPILFRISLDHRFEGGRTLADSIPLLKLLEEEGVDAFDIDAGCYETLDYIFPPSYLGESCMSYVTEEARKAVKVPLLNAGTHNPDTALELLESGNVDLVMMGRALIADPELPNKLMEGRREDVRPCLRCNENCIGRIWNRHTKLGCSINVQAMEEERFRLEKTDSPKEVVVIGGGPGGMEAARVAALIGHKVTLLERSEKLGGVMGEICTAKFKKNIKELTKWYLVQLQKLGVNVRLNTTATADDPLLETCDRIIIGCGAVPVVPPIPGIDGKNVISILDAHRDPKLIKGDHIAVCGGGASGCDGALEIAEEMGKKVTIIEMLPECAKDAMFINKISLFNALNRNHVEMLTDTKVVSVQADGLTLEKKDGTLETLKADTVITAFGMKPDLTTVDAIKAKYHTKTRVVGDSNKPGKIGDAVRDGFYAASSL encoded by the coding sequence ATGGGATATGAAATGTTATTTACCCCTTTTAAGATAGGGAAAATGGAAGTCAAGAACCGCCTGGTCATGTCTCCTATGGGGACCAACTCGGCATTTACCAACGGGCGCAAGGATGCCCAGGAAATCGATTACTTTATTGAAAGAGCCAAAGGCGGCGTGGGAATGATCATTATGGGATGCCAGCCCTTGAATGAAGAGATCGCACAAGGCTCTATGGAAGGATACATGGACTCCTTTAGCGTGCTTCCTGCGCTTACAAGCGTCTGCGACGGCGTGCACCGTTATGGTGCCAAGATCGTATGCCAGTTAAGCTGCGGTACCGGGCGCAACGCATTTCCGGATACTTTTGGCAATCCCCCCATGTCGGCATCTGCCATTCCTTCTGCATTCAATCCCGATGTACCATGCCGGGCCATGACCAAGGAGGACATTCAGAAGGTGATGGATGGATTCGCCTTTGCGGCGGGCGCGGCAAGGGACGCGGGATACGATGCGGTGGAGATTCACGCCCATGCCGGATATCTGGTGGATCAGTTCATGTCTCCGGTATGGAATAAGCGGACGGATGAGTACGGTGGAAGCCCGGAGAATTACGCGCGGTTTCCAAGAGAGATCATTCGTGCCATCAGAGGCGCAGTGGGGCCGGATATGCCGATTCTGTTCCGTATTTCCCTGGATCATCGGTTTGAAGGCGGCCGCACGCTTGCGGACAGTATTCCGTTGCTGAAGCTTCTGGAGGAAGAAGGGGTAGACGCGTTCGACATTGACGCAGGCTGTTATGAGACGCTGGATTATATCTTCCCGCCATCCTATCTGGGAGAATCCTGCATGTCCTACGTGACAGAAGAAGCCAGGAAGGCAGTGAAAGTGCCGCTTCTTAACGCCGGAACGCATAACCCGGATACGGCGCTGGAACTTCTTGAGAGCGGCAATGTGGATCTGGTGATGATGGGGCGCGCGCTGATTGCGGATCCGGAATTACCTAACAAGTTGATGGAAGGCCGCAGGGAAGATGTAAGACCTTGCCTGCGCTGTAATGAAAATTGTATCGGCCGGATCTGGAACCGTCATACGAAATTAGGCTGCTCCATCAATGTGCAGGCCATGGAAGAAGAGCGTTTCCGTCTGGAGAAGACAGATTCTCCCAAGGAGGTCGTAGTGATCGGCGGAGGCCCCGGCGGTATGGAGGCGGCCCGGGTGGCAGCACTTATTGGACATAAGGTAACCTTGCTGGAACGCTCGGAGAAGCTTGGGGGAGTCATGGGCGAGATCTGTACAGCGAAGTTTAAGAAGAATATCAAAGAACTGACCAAATGGTATCTGGTGCAGCTTCAGAAACTGGGCGTGAATGTGCGCCTGAATACGACGGCCACGGCAGACGACCCGCTGCTTGAGACATGCGACCGGATTATCATAGGCTGCGGCGCGGTTCCGGTAGTCCCTCCGATTCCGGGAATTGACGGAAAGAATGTTATCAGCATCCTGGATGCGCATCGAGATCCAAAGCTGATCAAGGGAGATCATATCGCCGTATGCGGCGGCGGAGCATCCGGGTGCGATGGCGCGCTGGAGATCGCGGAAGAAATGGGCAAGAAGGTAACCATCATAGAGATGCTTCCGGAATGCGCGAAAGATGCCATGTTTATCAATAAGATATCCTTGTTTAACGCATTAAACCGTAATCATGTAGAGATGCTTACAGATACCAAGGTAGTCTCTGTGCAGGCAGATGGCCTGACGCTGGAGAAGAAAGACGGAACTTTGGAAACGCTGAAAGCAGACACGGTCATCACTGCATTTGGCATGAAGCCGGACCTTACGACGGTGGATGCCATCAAGGCCAAATACCATACGAAGACGAGAGTTGTTGGGGATAGCAATAAGCCGGGAAAAATCGGCGATGCAGTGCGGGATGGCTTCTATGCGGCATCCAGCCTGTAA